In Schistocerca cancellata isolate TAMUIC-IGC-003103 chromosome 7, iqSchCanc2.1, whole genome shotgun sequence, a genomic segment contains:
- the LOC126092564 gene encoding cytochrome c oxidase assembly protein COX20, mitochondrial: MSDPEDELKQGPFLFGRDISKIPCFRNTFLYGITSGFGAGLTYFLFTSRTTTSSHVAAGTFVGVSLSYWIYCRLNWSKQRFEYQKLKYAMKQQMLYEGTELEEKLKDYAKKLEESEKLK; the protein is encoded by the exons GGGCCTTTCCTGTTTGGCCGAGACATATCTAAAATACCGTGTTTTCGAAATACTTTCCTGTATGGAATCACCAGTGGTTTTGGTGCTGGACTTACGTACTTCCTCTTCACAAGCCGAACAACAACATCATCACATGTCGCTGCAGGAACATTTGTTGGAGTTTCCTTGTCTTATTG GATTTACTGCCGGTTAAATTGGTCAAAACAGAGATTTGAATATCAGAAACTTAAATACGCTATGAAGCAACAAATGCTCTATGAAGGTACTGAATTAGAGGAGAAACTGAAAGATTATGCTAAGAAACTGGAAGAAAGTGAGAAGTTAAAATAA